Proteins found in one Hypericibacter terrae genomic segment:
- a CDS encoding FAD/NAD(P)-dependent oxidoreductase, which produces MTAGRMVIVGAGPAGTRAALTLARYGLKPTILDEAPRNGGQIYRRPPLEGEFCRSAQALYGFEAAKARRLHRDFDRNSDAFDHRPETLVWEIEPGRLQGYRYADRHRFSLDWESLILATGATDRIIPVPGWTKPGVYSLGGAQVALKYQGCAIGRRVVFLGSGPLLYLVAYQYAKAGGEVAAVLDTAPWAAKRHAAPGLLRAPGLFAKGLWYLAWLKARRIRIVHDVRPIEIMGQDRISNIGFDTPAGSDSIGCDALALGWGLRSEIQLAELAGCRLGFDPLNRQWLPERDADGRAAGPKHVYLAGDGAGIAGADAAETAGELAALALLADRGTAIDRNRQALLRRRLAGFRAARAALETAFPYPHALAAALPNNAVLCRCENVTAGELRATARIDATELNRAKAYCRVGMGRCQGRVCGPAAAEILAAALGKPVEAVGRFRAQPPVKPLPLEPLAEAEPAP; this is translated from the coding sequence ATGACCGCGGGTCGCATGGTCATCGTCGGCGCCGGCCCCGCCGGTACGCGTGCCGCCCTGACATTGGCGCGCTACGGGCTCAAGCCGACGATCCTGGATGAGGCCCCGCGCAATGGCGGCCAGATCTATCGCCGCCCGCCGCTGGAAGGCGAGTTTTGCCGCAGCGCCCAGGCGCTTTACGGCTTCGAGGCAGCGAAGGCGCGGCGCCTCCATCGCGATTTCGATCGTAACTCGGACGCCTTCGATCACCGGCCCGAGACGCTGGTCTGGGAAATCGAGCCCGGCCGTCTTCAAGGCTATCGCTATGCCGATCGGCATCGCTTCAGCCTGGATTGGGAATCGCTGATCCTGGCGACTGGCGCCACCGACCGCATCATTCCCGTTCCCGGCTGGACCAAGCCCGGCGTCTACAGTCTGGGCGGCGCCCAGGTCGCGCTCAAATATCAGGGATGCGCGATCGGCCGGCGCGTCGTGTTCCTCGGCAGCGGCCCCCTGCTCTATCTGGTGGCCTATCAATACGCCAAGGCCGGCGGCGAGGTGGCGGCGGTGCTCGACACCGCCCCCTGGGCTGCCAAGCGCCATGCCGCGCCTGGCCTCCTTCGCGCCCCCGGGCTCTTCGCCAAGGGCCTCTGGTACCTGGCCTGGCTCAAGGCGCGGCGTATCCGGATCGTCCATGACGTGCGGCCGATCGAGATCATGGGCCAGGATCGCATTTCCAATATCGGCTTCGATACGCCCGCGGGCAGCGATTCCATCGGCTGCGACGCGCTGGCCCTGGGCTGGGGACTGCGTTCCGAGATCCAGCTGGCGGAGCTGGCGGGCTGCCGGCTCGGCTTCGATCCGCTCAATCGCCAATGGCTCCCGGAGCGCGATGCGGACGGCCGCGCCGCCGGTCCGAAGCATGTCTATCTCGCCGGCGACGGCGCCGGGATCGCGGGCGCCGATGCCGCGGAAACTGCAGGCGAGCTCGCAGCCTTGGCGCTGCTGGCCGACCGCGGTACCGCGATCGATCGCAACCGGCAGGCGCTCCTGCGCCGGCGTCTGGCCGGATTCCGGGCCGCCCGCGCGGCGCTCGAGACCGCCTTTCCCTACCCCCACGCCCTCGCCGCCGCCTTGCCCAACAATGCCGTCCTCTGCCGCTGCGAGAACGTCACAGCCGGCGAGCTGCGCGCCACGGCCCGGATCGACGCCACCGAGCTCAATCGCGCCAAGGCCTATTGCCGCGTCGGCATGGGCCGTTGCCAGGGCCGCGTCTGCGGACCGGCGGCGGCGGAGATCCTGGCGGCCGCACTCGGCAAGCCGGTCGAGGCGGTCGGGCGCTTCCGGGCCCAGCCGCCGGTGAAGCCCCTCCCGCTCGAGCCGCTCGCCGAAGCGGAGCCGGCGCCGTGA
- a CDS encoding GNAT family acetyltransferase: MHIRVYRDEDFGAVVALWKDCGLDHAPNDPALDIPILRASKHGELFLAFEGELLLGSIMIGHDGHRAWIYRLAVRPDRRHRKIGRALVNHAEGWAAMRGLRKIQLMIRETNPDVQAFYERLGYEVSPRTVMARWLGPEDREKAEKIEVVVNLLEMTQRPARQPMPTPEGKIAILRAEKMPVRFFRYLYAGVGDPWFWYYRRYLSDAEIAGIIHDPRIEIYVLYIDGCPAGYVEIDRRHEGEVTINHLGLMAEHIGKGLGPYLLIFAIDTAWQSNPTRVLIETCTLDHPSALPLYQKAGFHPIGQRTEFIDDPRLSGHVPSHLEPRLP, from the coding sequence ATGCATATCCGCGTCTATCGCGACGAGGACTTCGGCGCCGTCGTCGCCCTCTGGAAGGATTGCGGGCTCGACCACGCGCCCAACGATCCGGCCCTCGACATCCCGATCCTGCGCGCCAGCAAGCATGGCGAGTTGTTCCTGGCCTTCGAGGGCGAGCTGCTGCTGGGCTCGATCATGATCGGCCATGACGGGCATCGCGCCTGGATCTATCGTCTGGCGGTGCGCCCGGACCGGCGCCATCGGAAGATCGGACGCGCCCTGGTGAATCACGCCGAGGGCTGGGCCGCGATGCGGGGATTGCGCAAGATCCAGCTCATGATCCGCGAGACCAACCCCGACGTGCAGGCATTCTATGAGAGGCTCGGCTATGAGGTGAGCCCGCGCACGGTGATGGCGCGCTGGCTCGGCCCCGAGGATCGCGAAAAAGCGGAGAAGATCGAGGTCGTCGTCAACCTGCTCGAGATGACCCAGCGCCCCGCACGCCAGCCGATGCCGACGCCCGAAGGCAAGATCGCGATCCTGCGCGCCGAGAAGATGCCGGTGCGCTTCTTCCGCTATCTCTATGCCGGCGTCGGCGATCCCTGGTTCTGGTATTACCGCCGCTACCTCAGCGATGCGGAGATCGCGGGAATCATCCATGATCCGCGCATCGAGATCTATGTGCTCTATATCGACGGCTGTCCCGCCGGCTATGTCGAGATCGACCGCCGGCATGAGGGCGAGGTCACCATCAACCATCTGGGCCTGATGGCGGAGCATATCGGCAAGGGACTGGGCCCCTATCTGCTGATCTTCGCCATCGACACGGCCTGGCAGAGCAACCCGACCCGGGTCCTGATCGAGACCTGCACGCTCGATCATCCGAGCGCCCTGCCGCTCTACCAGAAGGCCGGCTTCCATCCGATCGGGCAGCGCACCGAATTCATCGACGACCCGCGCCTGAGCGGCCATGTGCCCTCCCATCTGGAGCCGCGCTTGCCATGA
- a CDS encoding NUDIX domain-containing protein, which translates to MNQDDVEILERQPAYRGYGRIDRYRLRHRLHNGGMSGPIDREVYDRGHVTGVLPYDPVRDCVVMIEQFRVGACLAGMRSWQVEAVAGIIDEGETPEQVARREAREEADLDIHDLVPICRYVVSPGAITESVALFAGRVDSSDAGGVHGLPEEGEDIKVLVVPVSELAGMIDDGRIGNSLSIIAVQWLLLYRDKLRASWKATA; encoded by the coding sequence ATGAACCAAGACGACGTCGAGATTCTCGAGCGCCAGCCCGCTTATCGTGGCTATGGCCGGATCGACCGCTATCGCCTGCGCCACCGCCTTCATAACGGGGGGATGAGCGGTCCGATCGACCGCGAGGTCTATGATCGCGGCCATGTGACCGGCGTGCTGCCCTACGATCCCGTCCGGGATTGCGTGGTGATGATCGAGCAGTTCCGTGTCGGCGCCTGTCTCGCCGGCATGCGCTCCTGGCAGGTCGAAGCCGTCGCCGGGATCATCGACGAGGGGGAAACGCCCGAGCAGGTCGCCCGCCGCGAGGCCCGGGAGGAGGCCGACCTCGATATCCACGACCTCGTGCCCATCTGCCGCTACGTGGTCAGCCCCGGCGCCATCACGGAGTCGGTGGCGCTTTTTGCCGGCCGGGTCGACAGCAGCGATGCCGGCGGGGTCCATGGCCTCCCCGAGGAAGGCGAGGACATCAAGGTTCTGGTGGTTCCAGTGTCCGAACTCGCCGGCATGATCGACGACGGGCGGATCGGCAACTCCCTTTCCATCATTGCCGTGCAGTGGCTGCTCTTGTACCGCGACAAGCTGCGCGCAAGCTGGAAGGCCACGGCCTGA
- a CDS encoding cysteine synthase A, translating into MDIRRDFIDAVGNTPLIRLRKASALTGCEILGKAEFLNPGGSVKDRAALAIVLDAVGRGQLRPGGVIVEGTAGNTGIGLALVGNALGYRTVIVIPDTQSQEKKDMLRLAGADLREVPAVPYKNPENYVHVSGRLAKEMAASEPNGAIWANQFDNTANRLGHYRTTGPEIWRQTDGKVDGFICAVGTGGTLAGVAMALKERNPRIKIGLADPLGAALYHYYKHGELKAEGSSITEGIGQGRVTENLKDITIDAPYQIPDEEALPVVFDLLKEEGLCLGGSSGINVAGAIRLAREMGPGHTIVTVLCDSGTRYLSKLFNPDFLRSKNLPTPDWLI; encoded by the coding sequence ATGGATATTCGACGCGATTTCATCGATGCGGTCGGAAACACGCCGCTGATCCGTCTGCGCAAGGCCTCCGCGCTCACCGGCTGCGAAATCCTGGGCAAGGCCGAGTTCCTCAATCCGGGCGGATCGGTCAAGGATCGCGCCGCACTGGCGATCGTGCTGGACGCGGTCGGGCGCGGCCAGCTGCGCCCCGGCGGCGTCATCGTCGAAGGCACGGCCGGCAATACCGGCATCGGGCTGGCGCTGGTCGGCAATGCACTGGGCTATCGCACCGTGATCGTGATCCCCGACACGCAGTCGCAGGAAAAGAAGGACATGCTGCGGCTGGCCGGCGCCGACCTGCGCGAGGTCCCGGCCGTGCCCTACAAGAACCCGGAGAACTACGTCCATGTCTCGGGCCGGCTGGCGAAGGAGATGGCGGCGAGCGAGCCGAACGGCGCCATCTGGGCCAACCAGTTCGACAACACCGCCAACCGCCTGGGCCATTACCGCACCACGGGACCAGAGATCTGGCGCCAGACGGACGGCAAGGTGGACGGTTTCATCTGCGCGGTCGGGACCGGCGGCACGCTCGCGGGGGTCGCCATGGCGCTCAAGGAGCGCAATCCCAGGATCAAGATCGGCCTCGCCGACCCGCTGGGCGCAGCTCTCTATCACTACTACAAGCATGGCGAGCTCAAGGCCGAGGGCAGCTCGATCACCGAAGGCATCGGCCAGGGTCGCGTCACCGAAAATCTGAAGGACATCACGATCGATGCGCCCTATCAGATCCCGGACGAGGAAGCGCTGCCGGTCGTGTTCGATCTGCTGAAGGAAGAAGGCCTCTGCCTCGGCGGGTCCAGCGGCATCAATGTCGCCGGCGCCATCCGCCTCGCCCGGGAGATGGGACCCGGCCATACCATCGTGACGGTGCTGTGCGATTCCGGCACGCGCTATCTGAGCAAGCTGTTCAACCCCGATTTCCTGCGCTCCAAGAACCTGCCGACGCCCGATTGGCTCATCTGA
- a CDS encoding alanyl-tRNA editing protein, translating into MTQLVFRDDAYIRSCKAKVLAADANGVLLDRTVFYPMGGGQPGDTGRLRLAGGSEIAVVDAVKGAASDEVLHKLAPGSALPEVGSEVEAVIDWDRRHRLMRMHTCLHLLCAVVIGDVTGGSIGDGKGRLDFNLPEAPDRAAIETALNKLIAEDHPVRPRWITDEELAAKPELVRTMSVKPPSGHGKVRLLEIEGVDLQPCGGTHIARTGEIGPILVGKIENKGKQNRRINLAFADRTA; encoded by the coding sequence ATGACCCAGCTCGTCTTCCGCGACGATGCCTATATCCGGAGCTGCAAGGCGAAGGTTCTGGCCGCCGATGCCAATGGCGTGCTGCTGGACCGCACCGTGTTCTACCCGATGGGCGGCGGCCAGCCGGGCGACACCGGCCGCCTGCGGCTTGCCGGCGGCAGCGAGATCGCGGTCGTCGATGCCGTCAAGGGTGCCGCGTCCGACGAGGTCCTGCACAAGCTGGCGCCGGGCAGCGCGCTGCCCGAGGTCGGCAGCGAGGTCGAGGCCGTCATCGATTGGGACCGCCGCCACCGTCTCATGCGCATGCATACCTGCCTGCATTTGCTCTGCGCCGTCGTGATCGGCGACGTGACCGGGGGCTCGATCGGCGACGGCAAGGGACGGCTCGATTTCAATCTGCCCGAAGCGCCGGACCGCGCCGCGATCGAGACGGCGCTCAACAAGCTGATCGCCGAGGACCATCCGGTCCGGCCGCGCTGGATCACCGACGAGGAGCTCGCCGCCAAGCCGGAGCTGGTCCGCACCATGTCGGTCAAGCCGCCCAGCGGCCATGGCAAGGTGCGTCTGCTCGAGATCGAAGGCGTGGACCTCCAGCCCTGCGGCGGAACGCATATCGCGCGCACCGGCGAGATCGGACCCATCCTGGTCGGCAAGATCGAGAACAAGGGCAAGCAGAACCGCCGCATCAACCTGGCCTTCGCGGACAGGACCGCATGA
- a CDS encoding NAD(P)/FAD-dependent oxidoreductase, whose amino-acid sequence MTGTPLQADAIVIGGGIVGGSAALYLRKRGLQVVLFERDRVGMRASGVNFGGVRQQGRDLREIPLSHLARRIWADLPEHVGIDGERMFGGHLRLARSEADMAVLERYRADAGALGLPLELMGRNALVARFPWVGPQVVGGSLCASDGHANPRLVGPAFALAARVAGARVEEQAEIRTVEATGDGFRVTLADGRTARAGILVNAAGAWAGQLAAQLGEPVELAPMIPQVLVTEPAPYGIVPVLGVVGGALYLRQIPRGNVIFGSVDRPAGPDFLTSRPTAAANIDAARIALSIVPGLKPLAIIRSWTGVDGYLGDGSPVIGPSSRHAGLFHAFGFCGHGFQLGPAAGWVIAELATGAAPSAPLTGLGIERLLARTAQA is encoded by the coding sequence GTGACCGGCACGCCCCTCCAGGCCGATGCGATCGTCATCGGCGGCGGCATCGTCGGCGGCTCGGCCGCGCTCTATCTGCGCAAGCGCGGGCTCCAGGTCGTTCTGTTCGAGCGCGACCGGGTGGGCATGCGGGCGAGCGGCGTCAATTTCGGCGGGGTGCGCCAGCAAGGCCGCGACCTGCGCGAGATTCCGCTCTCGCATCTGGCGCGGCGCATCTGGGCCGACCTGCCCGAGCATGTCGGCATCGACGGCGAGCGCATGTTCGGCGGCCATCTGCGGCTCGCCCGCAGCGAGGCCGACATGGCGGTGCTGGAGCGCTATCGCGCGGATGCGGGTGCGCTGGGGCTTCCGCTCGAGCTCATGGGCCGCAATGCCCTGGTGGCACGCTTTCCCTGGGTCGGCCCGCAGGTGGTCGGAGGGTCGCTCTGCGCCAGCGACGGCCACGCCAATCCGCGCCTGGTCGGGCCTGCCTTCGCACTGGCGGCCCGCGTGGCCGGCGCCCGGGTCGAGGAGCAGGCCGAGATCCGCACCGTCGAGGCCACGGGCGACGGCTTCCGGGTCACTCTCGCCGATGGGCGCACCGCCCGGGCCGGCATCCTGGTGAACGCCGCCGGGGCCTGGGCGGGACAATTGGCGGCGCAGCTGGGCGAACCGGTCGAGCTGGCGCCGATGATCCCGCAGGTGCTCGTCACCGAGCCGGCCCCCTATGGCATCGTGCCGGTGCTGGGGGTCGTGGGCGGCGCGCTCTATCTGCGCCAGATCCCACGCGGCAACGTCATCTTCGGCTCGGTCGACCGGCCCGCCGGCCCCGACTTCCTGACCAGCCGCCCGACGGCCGCCGCCAACATCGATGCCGCCCGCATCGCGCTCTCGATCGTCCCGGGCCTGAAGCCGCTCGCCATCATCCGCAGCTGGACCGGCGTCGACGGCTATCTGGGCGACGGCTCGCCGGTAATCGGGCCCAGCAGCCGGCATGCCGGGCTGTTCCACGCCTTCGGCTTCTGCGGCCATGGGTTCCAGCTCGGGCCCGCGGCGGGCTGGGTCATCGCCGAGCTGGCGACGGGAGCCGCCCCCAGCGCGCCCCTGACCGGGCTCGGCATCGAACGCCTGCTGGCGAGGACGGCGCAGGCCTAG
- a CDS encoding class I SAM-dependent methyltransferase yields the protein MQPDDWSHGYITDQLYTDGFYRELSPAWMNYVAALNGCHPRPIDGAFTYLELGCGLGQSTNVLAACFPKAQFYGVDFNPAHIDHARIFARDAGIANATFLEKGFDELAEGDVPPCDFIGLHGILSWVSPEVQRAIRGALKRFLKPGGLAYLSYNAMPGWASSAPNQKLFYEFSQELSGPVTDRMTRSLAQAKSLVELKSAYHLQNEAAVRHLDTLGDKAPAYLVHEYLNGAWHCFYSSDIADAMAEAKLTYCGAATLIENHTDLVVGDAAAKMLREQPTDRLRQLLLDFLMAQRFRRDVFVRGHARLNGTAILQTMRGLHLAPARALTDADVTAKLPRGEISFDKGTYPVVRRILMEGSLPVGDLVARIRTEAKLAGEIDRTLHVMAACGHLMPAAQPFLPAAMPAHPSRYNIPSPVNRALLAKAVETKTRRYLASAVLGNGVAIEPAEAIALDVFANAGQGKVLPREKLEDAIREQFTARNLRPKAVQGSAETPEEGMRRIAKEHAAHLIDDILPQLVRTGIATCH from the coding sequence ATGCAGCCTGACGATTGGAGCCATGGCTACATCACCGACCAGCTCTATACCGACGGATTCTATCGGGAGCTGTCGCCGGCCTGGATGAACTATGTGGCCGCGCTCAATGGCTGCCATCCGCGGCCGATCGACGGGGCCTTCACCTATCTCGAGTTGGGCTGCGGGCTGGGGCAGAGCACCAATGTGCTGGCGGCCTGTTTTCCCAAGGCGCAGTTTTACGGCGTCGACTTCAATCCAGCCCATATCGACCATGCGCGGATCTTCGCCCGCGATGCCGGCATCGCCAACGCGACCTTCCTCGAGAAGGGCTTCGACGAGCTGGCGGAAGGCGATGTCCCGCCCTGCGACTTCATCGGCCTGCACGGCATCCTGTCCTGGGTCTCGCCCGAGGTGCAGCGCGCGATCCGCGGCGCGCTGAAGCGCTTCCTGAAGCCGGGCGGGCTCGCCTATCTCAGCTACAACGCCATGCCGGGCTGGGCCTCGTCGGCGCCCAACCAGAAGCTGTTCTACGAGTTTTCGCAGGAGCTGTCCGGCCCGGTGACGGACCGCATGACGCGGTCCCTGGCCCAGGCCAAATCCCTGGTCGAGCTGAAGTCGGCCTATCATCTCCAGAACGAAGCTGCCGTGCGGCATCTGGATACGCTGGGCGACAAGGCGCCCGCCTATCTGGTGCATGAATATCTCAACGGCGCCTGGCACTGCTTCTATTCCTCCGACATCGCCGACGCCATGGCGGAGGCCAAGCTCACTTATTGCGGTGCCGCCACGCTGATCGAGAATCACACGGACCTGGTGGTGGGGGACGCCGCGGCCAAGATGCTGCGCGAGCAGCCGACCGACCGGCTGCGCCAGCTGCTGCTGGATTTCCTGATGGCGCAGCGTTTCCGCCGCGACGTGTTCGTGCGCGGCCATGCCCGCCTCAACGGAACGGCAATCCTGCAGACCATGCGGGGGCTGCATCTGGCGCCGGCGCGCGCCCTCACGGATGCCGACGTCACCGCGAAGCTGCCGCGCGGCGAGATCAGCTTCGACAAAGGTACCTATCCGGTCGTGCGCCGCATCCTCATGGAAGGATCCCTGCCGGTCGGGGACCTGGTCGCCCGCATCCGCACGGAAGCGAAACTCGCCGGCGAGATCGACCGCACCCTCCATGTCATGGCGGCCTGCGGCCATCTGATGCCGGCGGCGCAGCCCTTCCTGCCGGCGGCGATGCCGGCCCATCCCTCGCGCTACAACATCCCGTCGCCGGTCAATCGGGCCCTGCTCGCCAAGGCGGTGGAGACCAAGACGCGTCGATATCTTGCCAGCGCGGTACTGGGCAATGGCGTCGCGATAGAGCCCGCGGAGGCGATCGCGCTCGATGTCTTCGCCAATGCCGGGCAAGGCAAGGTCCTGCCGCGCGAGAAGCTCGAGGATGCGATCCGGGAGCAGTTCACCGCCCGCAATCTCCGGCCGAAGGCGGTTCAAGGCTCCGCCGAAACGCCGGAAGAGGGGATGCGACGCATCGCCAAGGAGCATGCGGCCCATCTGATCGACGATATCCTGCCGCAACTGGTGCGCACCGGAATCGCCACTTGCCATTGA
- a CDS encoding ABC transporter substrate-binding protein: MERLKLFDRIAQGKASRRDITKALGLAGLAAVTSPLLPRPARAGDELTYFTWNGYNIPEFHPGYIEKHGSSPNMVVFGEDEEALTKARAGFRADLAHPCKVTLGRWRDAGLIEPFDMSRIPAWADIWDELKNADGVTTDAGSKYGAGTWYIPWEWGNASVVYRTDVATEYNNNHSWEILFDEKYKGRLAQYDSVDGAVLVAGLVAHAKDPFNMTDDEFKQSKALLEKQRDLLRFWWTDQTTVEQGITSGELVAAYCWNDAVVRLKKAGVPVEYMKPKEGIFTWFCGLVKCKNGPGDVNAAYDLVNAMLEPRVGKYLIENFGYGHSNKKSFELVDQATLEGLGIRQPEDLFKTGIFFAEMDNDVRQKYIAMFEQVKAGG; the protein is encoded by the coding sequence ATGGAGCGCCTCAAGCTTTTCGACCGGATTGCCCAGGGCAAGGCGTCGCGGCGCGATATCACCAAGGCCCTCGGCCTCGCAGGCCTGGCGGCGGTCACCTCGCCCCTGCTGCCGCGCCCCGCGCGCGCCGGCGACGAGCTCACCTATTTCACCTGGAACGGCTACAACATTCCCGAATTCCACCCGGGCTATATCGAGAAACATGGCAGCTCGCCCAACATGGTCGTGTTCGGCGAAGACGAAGAGGCGCTGACCAAGGCGCGCGCCGGCTTCCGCGCTGATCTCGCTCACCCTTGCAAGGTCACGCTCGGCCGCTGGCGCGATGCCGGCCTGATCGAGCCCTTCGACATGTCGCGCATCCCGGCCTGGGCCGATATCTGGGACGAGCTCAAAAATGCCGACGGCGTCACCACGGATGCCGGAAGCAAGTACGGGGCCGGCACCTGGTACATCCCCTGGGAATGGGGCAACGCCTCGGTCGTCTACCGCACCGACGTCGCCACCGAATACAACAACAACCACAGCTGGGAGATCCTGTTCGACGAGAAATACAAGGGGCGTCTCGCCCAGTATGACTCGGTCGACGGTGCGGTGCTGGTCGCCGGCCTGGTCGCCCACGCCAAAGATCCGTTCAACATGACCGACGACGAGTTCAAGCAGTCGAAGGCGCTGCTGGAGAAGCAGCGCGACCTGCTGCGCTTCTGGTGGACCGACCAGACCACCGTCGAGCAGGGCATCACCTCGGGAGAGCTGGTCGCCGCCTATTGCTGGAACGACGCCGTGGTGCGGCTCAAGAAGGCCGGCGTGCCGGTCGAATATATGAAACCGAAGGAAGGCATCTTCACCTGGTTCTGCGGCCTGGTGAAATGCAAGAACGGACCGGGCGACGTGAACGCGGCCTACGATCTCGTCAATGCGATGCTGGAACCGCGCGTCGGGAAATATCTGATCGAGAATTTCGGCTATGGCCACTCGAACAAGAAGAGCTTCGAGCTGGTCGACCAGGCGACCCTCGAAGGACTCGGCATCCGCCAGCCCGAGGATCTGTTCAAGACCGGCATCTTCTTCGCCGAGATGGATAACGATGTTCGCCAGAAATACATCGCCATGTTCGAACAGGTGAAGGCCGGCGGGTGA
- the sseA gene encoding 3-mercaptopyruvate sulfurtransferase, which yields MTVTAYANPDSLVSTAWLAERLASPDIRVVDATYYLPVQGKNARAEYEARHIPGAVFFDIDEIADTSVPLPHMLPSPEKFSSRMRKLGLGDGNKIVIYDAHGMMSAARVWWTFRAFGHRDVAILDGGLPKWIAEGRPVDDALPHPRERHLTARFNNFLVRDKEQVRANIASKREQLVDARSATRFQGAEPEPWPGRRSGHIPGSFNVPYTDLLDPANKTFLPADRIRTRFQQAGVDLGKPVICSCGSGITACVLAFALHLVGDENVAVYDGSWSEWGLPGDTPVEP from the coding sequence ATGACCGTTACCGCTTACGCCAATCCGGACAGTCTCGTCAGCACCGCCTGGCTCGCCGAGCGTCTCGCCTCGCCCGACATCCGCGTGGTCGACGCGACCTATTACCTTCCCGTGCAGGGCAAGAACGCGCGTGCCGAGTATGAGGCGCGCCATATCCCCGGCGCCGTCTTCTTCGATATCGACGAGATCGCCGACACCTCGGTCCCGCTGCCTCATATGCTGCCCTCGCCCGAGAAGTTCTCCTCGCGCATGCGCAAGCTGGGATTGGGCGACGGCAACAAGATCGTGATCTATGACGCCCATGGTATGATGAGCGCCGCCCGCGTCTGGTGGACCTTCCGCGCCTTCGGTCATCGCGATGTCGCGATCCTGGACGGCGGCCTGCCGAAATGGATCGCCGAGGGCCGACCCGTCGACGACGCCCTGCCCCACCCGCGCGAACGGCATCTGACCGCGCGCTTCAACAATTTTCTGGTCCGCGACAAGGAGCAGGTTCGCGCCAATATCGCCAGCAAGCGCGAGCAGCTGGTCGATGCGCGCAGCGCCACGCGCTTCCAGGGCGCGGAGCCCGAACCCTGGCCCGGCCGGCGCTCCGGCCACATCCCCGGCAGCTTCAACGTTCCCTATACCGACCTGCTCGATCCCGCGAACAAGACGTTCCTGCCGGCCGATCGCATCCGCACACGCTTCCAGCAGGCGGGCGTCGATCTCGGCAAGCCCGTCATCTGCAGCTGCGGCTCCGGCATCACGGCCTGCGTGCTGGCCTTCGCGCTGCATCTGGTCGGCGACGAGAATGTCGCGGTCTATGACGGCTCCTGGAGCGAGTGGGGCCTGCCGGGCGATACGCCGGTGGAGCCTTAA
- a CDS encoding (2Fe-2S)-binding protein, which produces MSESQFLRLAETGRAQLVYELDGEPATALAGDTVMTAILTRRGHLRQSEFGDGPRAGFCLMGACQDCWVTLGDGRRVRACSTLISAGLVVRTTPAPLVPASETTAPSPIANK; this is translated from the coding sequence ATGAGCGAAAGCCAGTTCCTCCGCCTCGCCGAGACCGGCCGGGCGCAACTGGTCTATGAGCTCGATGGTGAGCCGGCGACGGCGCTGGCCGGCGACACGGTGATGACGGCGATCCTGACCCGGCGCGGCCATCTCCGTCAGTCGGAGTTCGGCGACGGCCCGCGGGCCGGCTTCTGCCTGATGGGCGCCTGCCAGGATTGCTGGGTCACCCTGGGCGACGGCCGGCGCGTCCGCGCCTGCTCGACCTTGATCAGCGCAGGCCTGGTGGTCCGCACGACGCCTGCGCCGCTGGTGCCCGCGAGCGAGACCACGGCCCCTTCTCCTATAGCCAACAAATGA